In Solanum lycopersicum chromosome 5, SLM_r2.1, the following are encoded in one genomic region:
- the LOC101266218 gene encoding glucan endo-1,3-beta-glucosidase 8-like yields MYGKISSLWISLLMSLILFCGEIHVRAYLGINWGRMATQKFVPSMVVDLLLQNGIPELRLFQPSFNVLDAFAETNIGLGITLQENFLRNIVEQKQMDDYIHERVKVYTDQGVKFRYVYVGNEPFTKSLYMKKQFNGTIRYLKMARDALDKFNLPDVKATTPHFTDILTNVSKPSEGDFREDIKGKMLEFLDCINRTGAPLFIHIFPIYSVNLYGFDVDFAFFDNKSKFKVVDGKNTYTNLFAFIYDTLVSALAKAGYGDMEIVVGQIGWPTDGYASASEKNAERFYRGLLQYIAKKEGTPLRPNRDIDMYLLGLTDENMVVTDYGPYQRHWGIYKHDGVPKYKIDFTLQDRDIKPSVAKGTVRMPNRWCVFDGKTDHNETLVLKDYDFACAKSDCSAFGAGATCDHLSFTEKVSYAYNMLYQMGNQDMKKCKLLGATLTTNNPSTPDCDFPIEILTAEVVNSGSGLTKKY; encoded by the exons ATGTACGGAAAGATAAGTTCGCTATGGATAAGTTTATTGATGTCATTGATATTGTTTTGTGGTGAGATACATGTAAGAGCTTACTTGGGCATAAATTGGGGGAGGATGGCAACACAAAAGTTTGTTCCATCAATGGTTGTGGATTTACTCTTACAAAATGGAATCCCAGAGTTGAGACTTTTTCAACCGAGTTTTAATGTTCTTGATGCTTTTGCTGAAACCAATATTGGGCTCGGCATCACCTTACAAGAGaactttttaagaaatattgtCGAGCAAAAACAAATGGACGATTATATTCATGAACGTGTCAAGGTTTATACAGACCAAGGAGTTAAATTCAG GTATGTGTACGTGGGGAACGAACCCTTTACGAAGtcattatatatgaaaaaacaatttaatggTACTATCCGTTACCTGAAGATGGCGAGAGATGCCCTTGATAAATTCAACCTCCCAGATGTCAAAGCAACAACTCCTCATTTCACGGACATCTTAACAAATGTGAGCAAGCCATCTGAAGGTGATTTTCGAGAAGACATAAAGGGGAAAATGTTGGAATTTCTTGATTGCATTAACAGAACTGGTGCCCCTCTCTTTATCCATATCTTCCCAATCTATTCGGTTAATCTATACGGATTTGATGTGGACTTTGCTTTCTTTGATAACAAATCCAAGTTCAAAGTCGTAGATGGCAAGAACACGTATACTAATCTCTTTGCTTTCATATACGATACACTTGTTTCTGCTCTAGCAAAGGCAGGTTATGGTGATATGGAGATTGTTGTCGGACAAATTGGTTGGCCTACAGATGGATATGCGAGTGCAAGTGAAAAAAATGCTGAAAGATTTTATCGCGGCCTTCTTCAATATATTGCTAAGAAGGAGGGAACTCCACTACGCCCAAATAGAGATATAGATATGTATCTCCTTGGCTTAACAGATGAGAATATGGTTGTTACAGATTATGGACCTTATCAACGACATTGGGGTATCTATAAACACGATGGTGTTCCCAAGTATAAAATTGATTTCACGTTGCAAGACCGAGATATCAAACCTTCCGTTGccaaag GTACTGTGCGAATGCCAAACAGATGGTGTGTGTTTGATGGTAAAACGGATCACAATGAGACTCTAgtgttgaaagattacgactTTGCCTGTGCGAAATCAGACTGCAGTGCGTTTGGCGCTGGTGCAACGTGTGATCACCTCAGTTTCACAGAGAAGGTGTCTTATGCATATAATATGCTTTACCAAATGGGTAATCAAGATATGAAGAAATGCAAATTGTTAGGAGCAACGTTGACAACAAATAATCCTTCCACTCCAGACTGTGATTTCCCAATTGAGATCTTAACTGCAGAGGTGGTGAATAGTGGATCTGGATTAACCAAGAAATACTAA